In Mycolicibacterium mucogenicum DSM 44124, the following are encoded in one genomic region:
- a CDS encoding succinate dehydrogenase/fumarate reductase iron-sulfur subunit encodes MSNSYQANLRVWRGDDTGGGLDDFKVEVNDGEVVLDIIHRIQATQAPDLAVRWNCKAGKCGSCSAEVNGRPRLMCMTRMSTFDPAETVTITPLRAFPIMRDLVTDVSFNYEKARQIPSFAPPKDLKPGEYRMQQEDVERSQEFRKCIECFLCQNTCHVVRDHEENKQAFAGPRFLMRVAELDMHPLDTLDRKDMAQDEFGLGYCNITKCCTEVCPEHIKITDNALIPMKERVADRKYDPIVWLGNKLFRR; translated from the coding sequence ATGAGCAACAGCTACCAAGCCAATCTGCGGGTCTGGCGCGGGGACGACACCGGCGGTGGTCTCGACGACTTCAAGGTCGAGGTCAACGACGGTGAGGTGGTGCTCGACATCATCCACCGCATCCAGGCCACGCAGGCCCCGGACCTGGCGGTGCGGTGGAACTGCAAGGCCGGCAAGTGCGGGTCGTGTTCGGCGGAGGTCAACGGCCGTCCCCGGCTGATGTGCATGACGCGGATGTCGACGTTCGATCCGGCCGAGACCGTCACCATCACGCCGCTGCGGGCGTTCCCGATCATGCGCGACCTGGTGACCGATGTGTCGTTCAACTACGAAAAGGCGCGCCAGATCCCGTCTTTCGCGCCGCCGAAGGACCTCAAGCCCGGCGAGTACCGGATGCAGCAGGAAGACGTCGAGCGATCGCAGGAGTTCCGCAAGTGCATCGAGTGCTTCCTGTGCCAGAACACCTGCCACGTCGTGCGCGATCACGAGGAGAACAAGCAGGCGTTCGCCGGGCCACGCTTCCTCATGCGGGTGGCCGAGCTGGACATGCATCCTTTGGACACGCTCGACCGCAAGGACATGGCGCAGGACGAGTTCGGCCTGGGCTACTGCAACATCACCAAGTGCTGCACCGAGGTCTGCCCCGAGCACATCAAGATCACCGACAACGCGCTGATCCCGATGAAGGAGCGCGTCGCCGACCGCAAGTACGACCCCATCGTCTGGCTGGGGAACAAGCTCTTCCGCCGGTAG
- the nirB gene encoding nitrite reductase large subunit NirB produces MDAKNLVVVGHGMVGHRLVEALRSRDAAGQWRITVLSEEADAAYDRVGLTGYTEHWDRSKLALPGNGYDGDGLVDLVLADKVGGIDRATKTVVTESGRGIAYDKLVLATGSYAFVPPVPGHQLDGCFVYRTLDDLDGIRAAMQRSAEHGNNTGVVIGGGLLGLEAANALRQFGMQAHIVERAPRPMNQQLDDAGGALLARMIGKLGISVHLDVGTDAIEPLDEGVRVLLSDGTLIDAGLVIFAAGVRPRDELARDAGLDMAERGGVLTDLSCVTSDPDIYAVGEVAAVEGRCYGLVGPGYTTAEVVADRLLGGAAEFPEADMSTKLKLLGVDVASFGDAQGVTPDCLEVVVNDPVKETYAKLVLSDDAQTLLGGILVGDASAYGVLRPMVGEALPGDPLALIAPAGSGDGAGALGVGALPDAAQICSCNNVTKGDLCGAIEGGCSDVAGLKACTKAGTSCGSCVPLLKQLLEAQGVEQSKALCEHFPQSRAELFEIISATEIRKFSGLIEKFGTGKGCDICKPAIASILASTSSGHILDGEQAALQDSNDHFLANIQKNGSYSVVPRVPGGDITPEQLILIGEIARDFGLYTKITGGQRIDMFGARVDQLPEIWRRLVDGGMESGQAYGKSLRTVKSCVGSDWCRYGQQDSVQMAIDLELRYRGLRSPHKIKMGVSGCARECAEARGKDVGVIATETGWNLYVGGNGGMTPAHAQLLAGDLDDETLVRYIDRFLMFYIRTADRLQRTAPWVDQMGLDHVRDVVCNDSLGLASEFEAAMERHVDGYSCEWKGVLDDKAKLTQFVSFVNAPDVADPTIAFTERNGRKVPIGMPTVPPAKS; encoded by the coding sequence ATGGACGCGAAGAACCTTGTGGTCGTTGGCCACGGAATGGTCGGGCACCGCCTGGTCGAGGCGCTGCGCTCGCGGGATGCCGCGGGCCAATGGCGCATCACCGTGCTGTCCGAAGAAGCGGACGCCGCGTATGACCGGGTGGGGCTGACGGGTTACACCGAGCACTGGGACCGGTCGAAGCTGGCGTTGCCTGGCAACGGGTATGACGGCGACGGCCTCGTCGACCTCGTGCTGGCCGACAAGGTCGGCGGTATCGACCGCGCCACCAAGACGGTGGTGACCGAGTCGGGTCGCGGCATCGCCTACGACAAGCTGGTGTTGGCCACGGGCTCTTACGCTTTCGTGCCGCCGGTGCCCGGTCACCAGCTCGACGGCTGCTTCGTCTACCGCACCCTGGACGACCTCGACGGCATCCGCGCCGCCATGCAGCGCTCGGCCGAACACGGCAACAACACCGGTGTGGTCATCGGTGGTGGCCTGCTGGGTCTGGAAGCGGCGAATGCGTTGCGCCAGTTCGGCATGCAGGCCCACATCGTCGAGCGGGCGCCCCGTCCGATGAACCAGCAGCTCGACGACGCCGGTGGTGCGCTGCTGGCCCGCATGATCGGCAAGCTGGGCATCTCGGTGCACCTGGACGTCGGCACAGACGCCATCGAGCCGCTCGACGAGGGCGTGCGCGTGCTGCTCAGCGACGGCACGCTGATCGACGCCGGCCTGGTCATCTTCGCCGCCGGTGTGCGTCCGCGCGACGAGCTGGCCCGTGACGCCGGTCTGGACATGGCCGAGCGTGGTGGCGTCCTGACGGACTTGTCCTGCGTGACAAGCGATCCTGACATCTACGCCGTCGGTGAGGTGGCCGCGGTCGAGGGCCGGTGCTACGGCCTGGTCGGTCCCGGTTACACCACCGCCGAGGTGGTCGCCGACCGCCTGCTCGGTGGCGCCGCCGAGTTCCCCGAGGCCGACATGTCGACCAAGCTGAAGCTGCTCGGCGTCGACGTCGCGAGTTTCGGTGACGCGCAGGGCGTTACGCCCGACTGCCTGGAGGTCGTCGTCAACGACCCGGTGAAGGAGACCTACGCCAAGCTGGTGCTGTCCGACGATGCCCAGACCCTGCTGGGTGGCATCCTGGTCGGCGACGCGTCGGCATACGGCGTGCTGCGCCCGATGGTCGGCGAGGCACTGCCCGGTGACCCACTGGCGCTCATCGCCCCGGCCGGATCCGGTGACGGCGCAGGAGCTCTCGGTGTGGGCGCCCTGCCGGACGCCGCACAGATCTGCTCCTGCAACAACGTCACCAAGGGCGACCTGTGCGGTGCGATCGAAGGAGGTTGCTCCGACGTCGCCGGCCTGAAGGCCTGCACCAAGGCCGGAACCTCCTGTGGCTCCTGCGTTCCGCTGCTCAAACAGCTGCTGGAAGCGCAGGGCGTCGAGCAGTCCAAGGCGCTGTGCGAGCATTTCCCGCAGTCGCGGGCCGAACTCTTCGAGATCATCTCGGCCACCGAGATCCGGAAGTTCTCCGGGCTGATCGAGAAGTTCGGCACCGGAAAGGGTTGCGACATCTGCAAACCCGCCATCGCCTCGATCCTGGCGTCGACCAGCAGTGGCCACATCCTCGACGGCGAGCAGGCCGCGCTGCAGGACTCCAACGACCACTTCCTGGCCAACATCCAGAAGAACGGCAGCTACTCGGTGGTGCCGCGCGTCCCGGGTGGTGACATCACCCCGGAGCAGCTGATCCTGATCGGTGAGATTGCCAGGGACTTCGGGCTTTACACCAAGATCACCGGTGGCCAGCGGATCGACATGTTCGGTGCGCGCGTGGACCAGTTGCCGGAGATCTGGCGGCGTCTGGTCGACGGCGGCATGGAGTCCGGGCAGGCGTACGGCAAGTCGTTGCGCACCGTCAAGAGCTGCGTCGGCAGCGACTGGTGCCGCTACGGGCAACAGGATTCGGTACAGATGGCTATCGATCTGGAGCTGCGTTACCGCGGCCTGCGGTCGCCGCACAAGATCAAGATGGGCGTCTCCGGCTGTGCCCGGGAATGCGCCGAGGCCCGCGGCAAGGACGTCGGCGTCATCGCCACCGAGACCGGCTGGAACCTGTACGTCGGCGGCAACGGCGGCATGACGCCCGCCCACGCGCAGCTGCTGGCCGGTGACCTCGACGACGAGACCCTGGTTCGCTACATCGACCGGTTCCTGATGTTCTACATCCGCACCGCGGACCGGCTGCAGCGCACGGCGCCGTGGGTCGACCAGATGGGCCTGGACCACGTCCGTGACGTCGTGTGCAACGACTCTCTCGGTCTGGCAAGCGAATTCGAAGCCGCCATGGAACGGCACGTCGACGGCTACTCCTGCGAGTGGAAGGGCGTGCTGGACGACAAGGCCAAGCTGACCCAGTTCGTCTCGTTCGTCAACGCGCCTGACGTCGCCGACCCGACCATCGCGTTCACCGAGCGCAACGGCCGCAAGGTGCCGATCGGCATGCCCACCGTCCCGCCCGCCAAGAGCTGA
- a CDS encoding fumarate reductase/succinate dehydrogenase flavoprotein subunit, with protein sequence MAELERHEYDVVVIGAGGAGLRAVIEAREQGLRVAVVCKSLFGKAHTVMAEGGCAASMRNANSKDSWQVHFGDTMRGGKFLNNWRMAELHAREAPDRVWELETYGALFDRTKDGRISQRNFGGHTYPRLAHVGDRTGLEIIRTMQQKIVSLQQEDFKETGDYEARIKVFHECTITELVKDGDRIAGAFGYWRESGRFVLFEAPAVVLATGGIGKSFKVSSNSWEYTGDGHALALRAGATLINMEFIQFHPTGMVWPPSVKGILVTEGVRGDGGVLKNSEGKRFMFDYIPSVFKGQYAETEEEADQWLKDNDSARRTPDLLPRDEVARAINSEVKAGRGTPHGGVYLDIASRIPTEEIKKRLPSMYHQFMELAEVDITKDEMEVGPTCHYVMGGIEVDPDTGAARTPGLFAAGECSGGMHGSNRLGGNSLSDLLVFGRRAGLGAAQYVKALSARPVVSDDALTTAAREALEPFDEHVGAENPYTLHTELQQAMNDLVGIIRTKEEIEQALLKLDELKRRMHNITVEGHRQFNPGWHLAVDMRNMLLVSECVAKAALARTESRGGHTRDDYPEMSADWRNILLVCSAGGGDPIVPDVTVTPEQQVPMPAELLACFELSELEKYYTDAELAAHPERS encoded by the coding sequence ATGGCTGAACTCGAACGGCACGAGTACGACGTCGTCGTAATCGGAGCCGGCGGGGCGGGGTTGCGTGCGGTCATCGAAGCCCGGGAGCAGGGCCTGCGCGTGGCGGTGGTGTGTAAGTCGTTGTTCGGCAAGGCCCACACCGTCATGGCCGAGGGCGGCTGCGCCGCCTCGATGCGCAACGCGAACTCCAAGGACAGCTGGCAGGTGCACTTCGGTGACACCATGCGCGGCGGCAAGTTCCTGAACAACTGGCGCATGGCCGAGCTGCACGCGCGTGAGGCACCGGACCGCGTGTGGGAGCTGGAGACCTACGGCGCGTTGTTCGACCGCACCAAGGACGGCCGGATCAGCCAGCGGAACTTCGGTGGCCACACCTACCCGCGTCTGGCGCATGTCGGTGACCGCACCGGCCTGGAGATCATCCGCACCATGCAGCAGAAGATCGTCTCGCTGCAGCAGGAGGACTTCAAGGAGACCGGCGACTACGAGGCCCGTATCAAGGTCTTCCACGAGTGCACCATCACCGAGCTGGTGAAGGACGGCGACCGCATCGCCGGTGCGTTCGGCTACTGGCGTGAGTCGGGCCGGTTCGTGCTGTTCGAGGCGCCCGCCGTGGTGCTGGCGACCGGCGGCATCGGCAAGTCGTTCAAGGTGTCGTCGAACTCCTGGGAGTACACCGGCGACGGGCACGCCCTGGCACTGCGGGCCGGCGCGACGCTGATCAACATGGAGTTCATCCAGTTCCACCCGACCGGCATGGTCTGGCCGCCGTCGGTGAAGGGCATCCTCGTCACCGAGGGTGTGCGCGGCGACGGCGGAGTCCTCAAGAACTCCGAGGGCAAGCGGTTCATGTTCGACTACATCCCCTCGGTGTTCAAGGGCCAGTACGCCGAGACCGAGGAAGAAGCCGACCAGTGGCTCAAGGACAACGACTCCGCACGCCGCACTCCTGACCTGCTGCCGCGCGACGAGGTGGCGCGCGCCATCAACTCCGAGGTCAAGGCCGGTCGCGGCACCCCGCACGGCGGCGTCTACCTCGACATCGCCTCGCGCATCCCCACCGAGGAGATCAAGAAGCGCCTGCCGTCGATGTACCACCAGTTCATGGAGCTGGCCGAGGTCGACATCACCAAGGACGAGATGGAGGTCGGCCCGACCTGTCACTACGTCATGGGCGGCATCGAGGTCGATCCCGACACCGGCGCGGCGCGGACGCCCGGCCTATTCGCGGCCGGCGAGTGCTCGGGCGGTATGCACGGCTCGAACCGGCTCGGCGGTAACTCGCTGAGCGACCTGCTGGTGTTCGGCCGGCGGGCCGGCCTCGGGGCGGCGCAGTACGTGAAGGCCCTGTCGGCGCGGCCCGTCGTCTCCGATGACGCACTGACCACCGCGGCGCGGGAAGCCTTGGAGCCGTTCGACGAACACGTCGGCGCGGAGAACCCCTACACCCTGCACACCGAGTTGCAACAGGCGATGAACGACCTTGTCGGCATCATCCGCACCAAGGAAGAGATCGAGCAGGCACTGCTCAAGCTCGACGAGCTCAAGCGCCGGATGCACAACATCACCGTCGAGGGCCACCGGCAGTTCAACCCGGGATGGCACCTGGCCGTCGACATGCGGAACATGCTGCTGGTCAGCGAGTGTGTGGCCAAGGCCGCGCTGGCCCGCACCGAGAGCCGCGGCGGCCACACCCGCGACGACTACCCGGAGATGAGTGCCGACTGGCGCAACATCCTGCTGGTGTGCAGTGCCGGCGGCGGCGACCCGATCGTCCCCGACGTCACCGTCACCCCGGAACAGCAGGTGCCGATGCCCGCCGAGCTGCTCGCCTGCTTCGAGCTGTCCGAGCTGGAGAAGTACTACACCGACGCCGAATTGGCAGCCCATCCGGAACGGAGCTAG
- a CDS encoding isocitrate lyase/PEP mutase family protein, producing MSDAVLAQRAEALLALHQPGNPVVLPTVWDAWSAKLAVSAGFVALTVGSHPAADSVGKPDGEGMSFDDLTTRVSQITAAVDVPVSVDIESGYGEAPSRLISGLLAAGAVGLNIEDTVHKDGGRIRDAQEHADLVGELRRAADASGVHVVINARTDLFLRQIGDEADRYERAVQRLKLCAAAGADSLYPVGRHDDDTYRRLAADLPLPINAIAIPESDDPASFGPLGVGRISFGPFLQRALGTVAADILARWQ from the coding sequence ATGTCCGACGCGGTTCTGGCGCAGCGCGCCGAAGCACTATTGGCCCTGCACCAGCCGGGGAACCCGGTCGTCCTGCCGACCGTGTGGGACGCCTGGTCGGCGAAGCTGGCGGTGTCCGCCGGGTTCGTCGCGCTGACGGTCGGCAGCCACCCGGCCGCCGACTCGGTGGGCAAGCCCGACGGCGAAGGCATGTCGTTCGACGACCTCACCACGCGCGTCAGCCAGATCACCGCGGCAGTCGACGTGCCGGTGTCGGTCGACATCGAATCCGGTTACGGCGAGGCCCCGAGCCGCCTCATCTCCGGCCTGCTGGCCGCGGGCGCGGTGGGTCTCAACATCGAGGACACCGTGCACAAGGACGGCGGCCGCATCCGCGACGCCCAGGAGCACGCCGACCTGGTCGGTGAATTGCGCAGGGCGGCAGACGCTTCCGGGGTCCACGTCGTGATCAACGCGCGTACCGACCTGTTCCTGCGCCAGATCGGCGACGAGGCCGACCGCTACGAGCGCGCGGTGCAGCGGCTGAAGCTGTGCGCAGCGGCCGGCGCGGACTCCCTGTACCCGGTGGGCCGCCATGACGACGACACCTATCGCCGCCTGGCCGCCGACCTGCCGTTGCCGATCAACGCCATCGCGATCCCGGAGTCCGACGATCCCGCGTCCTTCGGCCCGTTGGGCGTCGGCCGCATCAGCTTCGGGCCGTTCCTGCAGCGCGCTCTCGGGACGGTGGCCGCCGATATTCTGGCGCGGTGGCAGTGA